Proteins found in one Miscanthus floridulus cultivar M001 chromosome 4, ASM1932011v1, whole genome shotgun sequence genomic segment:
- the LOC136548936 gene encoding uncharacterized protein, whose protein sequence is MAAYCRELRQLEAKFDGLELNHIPRRLNELANVLAKVASSREPVLMGIFTSDQHKPSVHYEEPEQAGDGSPALGSGANQPLAPSDPEVMELDKDPATKPNPLDDWRTPYLDYLLCEALLTDKMEARRLACHAKSFAIVDGELYRRSHTGILQRCIRIKQGK, encoded by the coding sequence atggctgcatattgccgAGAACTCCGCCAGCTAGAGGCCAagttcgatggtcttgagctcaaccacatcccaaggCGTCTCAACGAGCTGGCCAATGTGCTGGCGAAAGTGGcgtccagccgagagccagtgcTAATGGGCATCTTCACCAGCGATCAGCATAAGCCCTCGGTCCACTACGAGGAGCCGGAACAAGCCGGTGATGGGTCGCCAGCCctgggctcaggggctaaccagccgttggctccatccgaccccgaggtcatggagcttgacaaaGATCCAGCGACAAAGCCTAACCCTCTAGACGACTGGAGGacaccttacctcgactacctcctctgtgaggcaCTGCTGACGGATAAGATGGAGGCTCGGCGGCTTGCGTGTCACGCCAAGTCCTTTGCCATTGTTGATGGCGAACTCTACAGGCggagccacactgggatcctgcagcgctgcatccGCATCAAGCAAGGGAAGTAG